In one Musa acuminata AAA Group cultivar baxijiao chromosome BXJ2-5, Cavendish_Baxijiao_AAA, whole genome shotgun sequence genomic region, the following are encoded:
- the LOC135612513 gene encoding ATP synthase subunit delta', mitochondrial-like — MYRHASRRLIQALGDRGRRRSFSTDLPAAPSEDAAFVEAWRKVAPNIDPPKTPLAFMKPRPPTPSSIPSNLTVNFVLPYQSEISDKEVDMVIVPATTGQMGVLPGHVATIAELKPGVLSVHEGNEVTKYFVSSGFAFIHANSVTDIVAVEAVPVDHIDPSLVQKGLADFTQKLNSTTTDLEKAEAQIGVDVHSALNAALSG, encoded by the exons ATGTATCGCCACGCCTCGCGACGCCTGATCCAGGCCCTCGGCGACAGAGGCCGCCGCCGGTCTTTCTCCACCGACCTCCCGGCGGCGCCGTCGGAGGACGCGGCGTTCGTGGAGGCGTGGCGTAAGGTGGCCCCCAACATCGACCCGCCCAAGACCCCGCTCGCCTTCATGAAGCCCCGCCCTCCTACCCCCTCCTCCATCCCTTCCAACCTCACCGTCAATTTCGTCCTCCCCTACCAGTCCGAGATCTCCGACAAGGAG GTTGATATGGTCATTGTACCAGCAACCACAGGGCAAATGGGTGTTTTGCCTGGACATGTTGCCACTATTGCAGAACTCAAGCCAGGGGTTCTTTCTGTACATGAAGGGAATGAAGTAACTAAGTACTTTGTTAGCAGTGGGTTTGCATTCATACATGCCAACTCAGTTACAGATATAGTTGCTGTTGAGGCTGTTCCTGTCGACCACATTGATCCAAGCCTAGTCCAGAAAGGACTAGCTGACTTCACTCAGAAGTTAAACTCAACTACGACGGACTTAGAAAAGGCTGAAGCGCAGATTGGTGTTGATGTTCACAGTGCATTAAATGCTGCACTTTCTGGTTGA
- the LOC103973169 gene encoding BOI-related E3 ubiquitin-protein ligase 1, with amino-acid sequence MDFPRAAPGFIDPSELLLANGAPPNPRKRGRGGIGFPETPPPPPPQLQQNHPVDLLSLQPQRPSAPLSPPALVSFAQHQSHPSLRVSTGLRLSFKDRCQQQNQKQSNPLLSSSSSFLSSLLSEELSTHINQQKGEIEQFLHAESEQLRRGLAERRWRHYRYLLSAANESAARRLREEEAEAERAARRSAELEGRLARLRIESMAWKAKATADQATATSLQVQLQKAVATAAQARGCEASPAEDAESAFMEPHRVEQGRACRACRERLASVVLLPCRHLCLCDACDGGGGPVESCPVCRCGKAGSVRVYLT; translated from the exons ATGGACTTTCCTCGTGCCGCGCCTGGTTTCATCGATCCGTCGGAGTTATTGCTCGCCAATGGAG CACCGCCGAATCCGAGGAAGAGAGGTCGAGGAGGCATCGGGTTCCCGgagacgccgccgccgccgccaccgcagcTGCAGCAGAACCACCCTGTCGACCTCCTCTCGCTGCAACCACAGCGTCCATCGGCCCCGCTTTCGCCTCCGGCGCTTGTGAGCTTCGCCCAGCACCAGAGCCACCCTTCTCTCCGAGTTTCCACCGGCCTCCGACTCTCCTTCAAGGATCGATGCCAGCAGCAGAACCAGAAGCAATCCAACCCTCttctatcttcttcttcctccttcctgtCCTCCCTTCTGTCCGAAGAACTCTCCACCCACATCAATCAACAGAAGGGCGAAATCGAGCAGTTCCTTCACGCCGAG TCAGAGCAGCTGCGACGGGGGTTGGCGGAGAGGCGATGgaggcactaccggtatctattaAGCGCAGCGAACGAGTCAGCTGCCCGGCGGCTACGAGAGGAGGAAGCGGAAGCGGAGCGGGCGGCGCGGCGGAGCGCCGAGCTCGAGGGCCGCCTCGCCCGCCTCCGAATCGAATCGATGGCATGGAAAGCCAAGGCCACGGCCGACCAGGCAACGGCAACTTCCCTCCAGGTCCAGCTCCAAAAGGCTGTCGCCACCGCGGCCCAGGCGCGGGGCTGCGAGGCGTCGCCGGCCGAGGACGCCGAGTCGGCCTTCATGGAGCCTCACCGAGTCGAGCAGGGGCGGGCTTGCCGCGCCTGCCGGGAGCGCCTGGCCTCGGTGGTGCTCCTCCCCTGCCGCCACCTGTGCCTGTGCGACGCCTGCGACGGCGGGGGAGGCCCGGTCGAGTCGTGCCCGGTTTGCCGATGTGGCAAGGCCGGGAGCGTCCGAGTCTACCTCACTTAA